The Besnoitia besnoiti strain Bb-Ger1 chromosome IV, whole genome shotgun sequence genome contains a region encoding:
- a CDS encoding Sjogren's syndrome/scleroderma autoantigen 1 (Autoantigen p27) protein (encoded by transcript BESB_055180) yields the protein MNGHSGVAACGGASAAARATEGKRGLSGTDEKKKSASEGLAEKLLLGWTMLGDTCPQCVSVPLMRDKQHQLFCVACEAFVPPSLLEDGGRSAGARRPQAEDTKREQRERVGPPHGEESRYDAAGPASIAGRGPQYQMVASIPLNQADNARIQSTLSAAVGGEGLRASHGDVSDGGGRGVARVSSKSLQEDDEYRTNMHPETAESGSYLQVSAELLKWREETLRRCGLLSGATGRPAETCAKPYPAAPVGNEAACQTASAAGASRRPLPEELRLCEKASACRGEALSEARTAVLGTIRRYAVALTPHASRAATTLESERQVLLSLQTALQVLGTLDSLA from the exons ATGAACGGTCACTCAGGGgtcgcggcgtgcggcggagcgtcggccgccgccagagcCACAGAGGGCAAGCGAGGCCTGTCTGGAACAGATGAAAAGAAAAAATCTGCGAGCGAGGGACTTGCTGAGAAGCTTCTTCTCGGATGGACGATGCTCGGAGATACGTGCCCTCAG TGCGTGAGCGTTCCTCTCATGCGCGACAAGCAGCATCAGCTCTTCTGCGTGGCTTGTGAGGCCTTCGTTCCGCCGAGCCTTCTCGAagacggcgggcgcagcgccggcgcccgcaggccgcaggccGAAGATACcaagcgcgagcagcgcgagcgtgtGGGACCCCCGCACGGAGAGGAGTCGCGATACGATGCGGCGGGGCCTGCATCGA tTGCTGGCCGAGGACCGCAGTACCAGATGGTCGCGTCGATTCCGCTGAATCAAGCAGACAACGCGCGAATCCAGTCGACTCTGTCAGCTGCCGTCGGGGGAGAGGGGCTCAGAGCTAGCCATGGAGACGTTTCTGacggaggcgggcggggggtagcgcgtgtgtcttccaagtcgctgcaggaggacgacgaatACCGAACAAACATGCACCCAGAAACCGCGGAATCTGGCAGTTACCTTCAG GTGTCTGCGGAGCTGCTCAAGTGGCgtgaggagacgctgcggcgatGTGGGCTCCTCTCGGGTGCTACGGggcggcctgcagagacCTGCGCGAAGCCTTACCCCGCAGCGCCAGTCGGGAACGAGGCTGCATGCCAaacggcgtctgctgccggcgcgagcCGGCGACCTCTCCCTGAAGAATTGAGACTTTGCGAAAAGGCGTCCGCCTGCCGAGGAGAGGCTCTATCCGAAGCGAGGACCGCGGTGCTCGGGACGATCAGACG GTATGCGGTCGCGCTCACGCCGCACGCGTCCCGCGCGGCTACGACTCTCGAAAG CGAGCGGCAAGTCCTACTCTCCCTGCAAACAGCCCTGCAAG